One region of Anaeromyxobacter paludicola genomic DNA includes:
- the rpmE gene encoding 50S ribosomal protein L31: MKEAIHPDYKAAKVLCACGNVIETRSTRGDFHVDICNACHPFFTGKQKLMDTAGRIEKFKTRYAATPEKAEKAAPKAAAPAEAPKKAAAPKENRAAKRAKANAGKPKPAPQAEAPAAEAKPEGETA, from the coding sequence GTGAAGGAAGCCATCCACCCCGACTACAAGGCCGCGAAGGTCCTCTGCGCCTGCGGGAACGTCATCGAGACCCGCAGCACGCGCGGCGACTTCCACGTGGACATCTGCAACGCCTGCCACCCGTTCTTCACGGGCAAGCAGAAGCTGATGGACACCGCCGGCCGCATCGAGAAGTTCAAGACCCGCTACGCCGCGACCCCGGAGAAGGCCGAGAAGGCCGCCCCCAAGGCCGCCGCGCCCGCCGAGGCCCCGAAGAAGGCCGCCGCGCCCAAGGAGAACCGGGCCGCCAAGCGCGCCAAGGCCAACGCCGGCAAGCCGAAGCCGGCGCCCCAGGCCGAGGCTCCCGCCGCCGAGGCGAAGCCCGAGGGCGAGACGGCCTAG
- a CDS encoding sigma-54-dependent transcriptional regulator has product MPPLILIVDDERSNLESLQRIFEREGWRVLTASSGPEALDALRRERPSVVVTDLMMPGMSGESLLRAARTVAPESEVVLMTAYGTVEAAVSAMKEGAYDFLTKPVKRHAIVKTVRQALERASLVAENRALKARLADLTQGSELLGDAPRFRAALEVLRQAAPTSATVLLTGESGTGKELAARLVHERSPRAAGPFVPINCAAIPETILESELFGYERGAFTGAAGRKEGRLERAHGGTLFLDEVGEMSPGLQVKLLRVLQDGVVERLGGTQPSRIDLRLVAATNKDLAAEVKAGRFREDLFYRLNVVAVRLPPLRERREDVPLLAGAFLRRAAEKHGKRVLAFSPSALRALEAWDWPGNVRELEHAVERAVVLCAGEEIEVSDLPEPLRAGASGGAAADALVIPVGTPMEEIERLAIRETLRHTRGDKTLAAQLLGIAPRTIYRKLDRDASGKLVDEGSEGGAE; this is encoded by the coding sequence GTGCCCCCGCTCATCCTCATCGTGGACGACGAGCGCTCGAACCTCGAGTCCCTGCAGCGGATCTTCGAGCGCGAGGGCTGGCGGGTGCTCACCGCCTCGTCCGGCCCCGAGGCCCTCGACGCCCTCCGCCGCGAGCGCCCGAGCGTCGTCGTCACCGATCTCATGATGCCGGGCATGAGCGGCGAGTCGCTCCTGCGCGCCGCCCGCACCGTCGCGCCCGAGTCGGAGGTGGTCCTCATGACCGCCTACGGCACCGTCGAGGCGGCGGTCTCGGCCATGAAGGAGGGGGCCTACGACTTCCTCACCAAGCCCGTGAAGCGCCACGCCATCGTGAAGACCGTGCGCCAGGCGCTCGAGCGGGCCTCGCTGGTCGCCGAGAACCGCGCCCTCAAGGCCCGGCTCGCCGACCTCACGCAGGGGAGCGAGCTGCTCGGCGATGCGCCCCGCTTCCGCGCCGCCCTCGAGGTGCTGCGGCAGGCCGCCCCGACGAGCGCCACCGTGCTCCTCACCGGCGAGAGCGGCACCGGCAAGGAGCTCGCGGCCCGGCTCGTCCACGAGCGCTCCCCCCGCGCCGCCGGCCCCTTCGTGCCCATCAACTGCGCCGCCATCCCGGAGACCATCCTCGAGTCGGAGCTCTTCGGCTACGAGCGGGGGGCCTTCACCGGGGCCGCCGGGCGCAAGGAGGGCCGGCTCGAGCGCGCCCACGGCGGCACCCTGTTCCTCGACGAGGTCGGGGAGATGTCGCCGGGGCTGCAGGTGAAGCTCCTGCGCGTGCTGCAGGACGGCGTGGTGGAGCGGCTCGGCGGCACCCAGCCCTCCCGCATCGACCTGCGGCTCGTGGCCGCCACCAACAAGGACCTCGCGGCCGAGGTGAAGGCCGGCCGCTTCCGGGAGGACCTCTTCTACCGGCTCAACGTGGTGGCGGTGCGGCTGCCCCCGCTGCGGGAGCGGCGCGAGGACGTGCCGCTGCTCGCCGGGGCCTTCCTGCGGCGGGCGGCCGAGAAGCACGGCAAGCGGGTCCTCGCCTTCTCCCCCTCGGCGCTGCGGGCGCTCGAGGCCTGGGACTGGCCGGGCAACGTGCGCGAGCTCGAGCACGCCGTCGAGCGGGCGGTGGTGCTCTGCGCCGGCGAGGAGATCGAGGTCTCCGACCTGCCCGAGCCGCTGCGAGCCGGCGCGAGCGGGGGCGCCGCGGCCGACGCGCTCGTCATCCCGGTGGGCACGCCGATGGAGGAGATCGAGCGGCTCGCCATCCGCGAGACCCTGCGCCACACCCGCGGCGACAAGACCCTCGCCGCGCAGCTCCTCGGCATCGCGCCCCGGACCATCTACCGGAAGCTCGACCGCGACGCGTCCGGGAAGCTGGTGGACGAGGGCTCGGAGGGGGGCGCGGAGTAG
- the hpnA gene encoding hopanoid-associated sugar epimerase, producing MHVLVTGATGFIGANVARLLLERGDDVRVLARPTSDRRNLKGLPVEVVTGDLRDAGSVRRAVQGCRRVFHVAADYRFWARDPGELYRSNVDGTVNVMEACLAEGVERVVHTSTVGTIGLSALPAPCDERTPLLEGQLTSHYKRSKLEAERAALAFVARGLPLVVVNPSAPVGPWDAKPTPTGQIVVDFVRRRLPAVVDTGLNVVHVRDVAEGHLAAAERGRIGERYILGHRDMTLVEILGELSALTGIPAPRLRLPYAVAWAAGAVSTALSDLVTHRPPAVALEAVRMARRRMFFDPGKAIRELGLPQTPVRAAFEDAIIWFEQHGYIPTSRRNAAWASQ from the coding sequence ATGCACGTGCTCGTCACGGGAGCGACCGGCTTCATCGGGGCGAACGTCGCGCGGCTGCTGCTCGAGCGCGGCGACGACGTCCGGGTGCTGGCACGGCCCACCTCCGACCGGAGGAACCTGAAGGGCCTGCCGGTCGAGGTGGTCACGGGCGACCTGCGCGACGCCGGCTCGGTCCGCCGCGCGGTCCAGGGCTGCCGGCGCGTCTTCCACGTCGCGGCCGACTACCGGTTCTGGGCGCGCGACCCCGGCGAGCTCTACCGGAGCAACGTGGACGGCACGGTGAACGTGATGGAGGCCTGCCTGGCCGAGGGGGTGGAGCGGGTGGTCCACACCTCCACCGTCGGCACCATCGGCCTCTCGGCGCTCCCCGCGCCGTGCGACGAGCGCACGCCGCTCCTCGAGGGGCAGCTCACGAGCCACTACAAGCGCTCCAAGCTCGAGGCCGAGCGGGCGGCGCTCGCCTTCGTGGCGCGCGGGCTGCCGCTCGTGGTGGTGAACCCGAGCGCGCCCGTCGGCCCCTGGGACGCGAAGCCCACGCCCACCGGGCAGATCGTCGTGGACTTCGTCCGCCGCCGCCTGCCGGCGGTGGTGGACACCGGGCTCAACGTGGTGCACGTGCGGGACGTCGCCGAGGGGCACCTCGCCGCGGCGGAGCGCGGGCGGATCGGCGAGCGCTACATCCTCGGCCACCGCGACATGACGCTCGTCGAGATCCTGGGGGAGCTCTCGGCCCTCACCGGCATCCCGGCGCCGCGCCTGCGGCTCCCGTACGCGGTGGCCTGGGCCGCCGGCGCGGTGAGCACCGCGCTCTCCGACCTCGTCACCCACCGGCCCCCGGCCGTGGCGCTCGAGGCGGTGCGCATGGCGCGCCGGCGGATGTTCTTCGACCCGGGCAAGGCGATCCGCGAGCTCGGGCTGCCCCAAACGCCGGTGCGCGCCGCCTTCGAGGACGCCATCATCTGGTTCGAGCAGCACGGGTACATCCCGACGTCGAGGAGGAACGCCGCTTGGGCATCCCAATGA
- a CDS encoding type II secretion system protein translates to MSGRIRSARGFTLVELMLVVGIIGLMSSVALPSFNRSLLRTRTAERQMIMESITRSLYDYGAQHGFGQPDSTGVPDPTQDGTWTSPQNPPGDPSPTKRVWTQGMSGFKELPLVVNGACYFSYYFSATKSGTTSDFWVVANGDLDGDGVQTEKHIRYVSTGGAFQKDRASEYPQPGAEDDVTFHSF, encoded by the coding sequence ATGAGCGGTCGAATCCGCAGCGCACGCGGCTTCACGCTGGTCGAGTTGATGCTGGTGGTCGGGATCATCGGCCTCATGTCGTCGGTGGCGCTCCCGAGCTTCAACCGCTCGCTCCTGCGCACGCGCACGGCGGAGCGGCAGATGATCATGGAGAGCATCACCCGGTCGCTCTACGACTACGGCGCGCAGCACGGGTTCGGCCAGCCCGACTCGACCGGCGTCCCCGACCCGACCCAGGACGGGACCTGGACCAGCCCGCAGAACCCGCCGGGCGATCCCTCGCCGACCAAGCGGGTCTGGACGCAGGGGATGAGCGGCTTCAAGGAGCTGCCGCTGGTCGTGAACGGCGCCTGCTACTTCTCCTACTACTTCAGCGCGACGAAGAGCGGCACCACCTCCGACTTCTGGGTGGTGGCGAACGGCGATCTCGACGGCGACGGCGTCCAGACCGAGAAGCACATCCGGTACGTGAGCACCGGCGGCGCCTTCCAGAAGGATCGGGCCTCGGAGTACCCGCAGCCGGGCGCCGAGGACGACGTCACCTTCCACAGCTTCTAG
- a CDS encoding hybrid sensor histidine kinase/response regulator, translating into MTVPAHFASDPPGGDPLDLQDQLAKITESVPGTICSYQLHADGRVTMPYTARSGEELYGFSREELARDFSVVLACIHPDDAGRVGDRLAQAARDFARWHDCFRYLHPQKGLRWIEGWSVPRREPDGSILWHGFVMDVTERMRAEEALRESDQRKSEFLATLSHELRNPLAPVRNALWLLQHAAPGSDQAVRAREVIERQTQHLTRLVDDLLDVNRISRGKIALRRARLELGDLVRRTCEDHRTAFEQRGIEVQLSLPPAPVWVDADATRLAQIVGNLLQNAAKFTGERGHVWIAVALSAGRREAEIRVRDDGVGLSPDLLPRVFEPFVQAETGLARTLGGLGLGLALVKGLAEQHGGAVRAASPGPGQGAEFTVTLPLAEGPPEAARPPEPAAVEARPLQVLIVEDNPDSAETLLQILELLGHAVRVAHDGRAGLALARAWRPDVVLCDIGLPDLDGYELARALRADPALRGMRLVALSGYAQPEDRERALEAGFDAHLGKPAPPDAISEALGAPPGAGGT; encoded by the coding sequence ATGACCGTCCCAGCGCACTTCGCGAGCGACCCGCCCGGCGGCGATCCCCTCGACCTGCAGGATCAGCTCGCCAAGATCACCGAGAGCGTGCCGGGCACCATCTGCTCGTACCAGCTCCACGCGGACGGGCGGGTCACGATGCCCTACACCGCCCGGTCGGGCGAGGAGCTGTACGGCTTCTCGCGGGAGGAGCTGGCGCGCGACTTCAGCGTGGTGCTCGCGTGCATCCACCCCGACGATGCCGGGCGCGTGGGCGACCGCCTCGCCCAGGCGGCCCGGGACTTCGCGCGCTGGCACGACTGCTTTCGCTACCTGCACCCGCAGAAGGGGCTGCGCTGGATCGAGGGCTGGTCGGTCCCGCGGCGCGAGCCGGACGGGAGCATCCTCTGGCACGGCTTCGTGATGGACGTGACCGAGCGGATGCGGGCCGAGGAGGCGCTGCGCGAGTCCGACCAGCGCAAGAGCGAGTTCCTCGCCACGCTCTCGCACGAGCTGCGCAACCCGCTCGCCCCCGTCCGCAACGCGCTCTGGCTCCTGCAGCACGCCGCGCCGGGCAGCGACCAGGCGGTGCGCGCCCGTGAGGTCATCGAGCGCCAGACACAGCACCTCACCCGGCTCGTGGACGACCTCCTCGACGTGAACCGGATCTCGCGCGGGAAGATCGCGCTGCGCCGCGCGCGGCTGGAGCTCGGCGACCTCGTCCGGCGCACCTGCGAGGATCACCGGACCGCCTTCGAGCAGCGCGGCATCGAGGTCCAGCTGTCGCTGCCGCCCGCGCCGGTCTGGGTGGACGCCGACGCGACGCGCCTGGCGCAGATCGTCGGGAACCTGCTCCAGAACGCGGCCAAGTTCACCGGCGAGCGCGGCCACGTCTGGATCGCGGTGGCGCTCTCGGCCGGCCGCCGCGAGGCGGAGATCCGGGTGCGGGACGACGGCGTCGGGCTGTCCCCCGATCTCCTCCCCCGCGTCTTCGAGCCCTTCGTGCAGGCCGAGACCGGGCTGGCGCGGACCCTGGGCGGGCTCGGCCTCGGCCTGGCGCTCGTGAAGGGGCTCGCGGAGCAGCACGGCGGCGCGGTGCGGGCGGCGAGCCCGGGGCCGGGCCAGGGCGCGGAGTTCACGGTGACCTTGCCGCTCGCGGAGGGGCCGCCCGAGGCGGCGCGGCCGCCGGAGCCGGCGGCGGTCGAGGCCCGCCCGCTCCAGGTCCTCATCGTGGAGGACAACCCGGACTCGGCCGAGACGCTGCTCCAGATCCTCGAGCTCCTCGGCCACGCGGTCCGGGTGGCCCACGACGGCCGCGCCGGCCTCGCGCTGGCGCGGGCCTGGCGGCCGGACGTGGTGCTCTGCGACATCGGCCTGCCCGACCTCGACGGCTACGAGCTCGCCCGCGCCCTGCGCGCCGATCCGGCCCTGCGCGGCATGCGGCTCGTGGCGCTGAGCGGCTACGCGCAGCCGGAGGATCGGGAGCGCGCGCTCGAGGCCGGCTTCGACGCCCACCTCGGCAAGCCGGCGCCGCCCGACGCCATCAGCGAGGCGCTCGGGGCGCCGCCGGGGGCGGGCGGGACCTAG
- the rho gene encoding transcription termination factor Rho, translated as MPAAAPEPHPAASSLTELKQKKVAELAKMAEELQVEGVGSLKKQDLIFAILQAQAKAAEAQQEEVEVSGEGTLEVLPDGFGFLRSPDFSYLPGPDDIYVSPSQIRRYNLRTGDTVRGTVRQPNEGERYFALLEVETINGASPEENQAKVLFDDLTPLYPTERLSLEHDPEEMTTRVVDLFAPVGKGQRCLIVSPPRAGKTVLLQNIAHAITENHPEVTLIVLLIDERPEEVTDMERTVKGEVVSSTFDEPASRHVQVAEMVIEKARRLAEHKKDVVILLDSITRLARAYNSTVPPSGKILSGGVDANALHKPKRFFGAARNIEEGGSLTIIGTALVDTGSRMDEVIFEEFKGTGNSEIVLDRKLMEKRIFPCMDIAKSGTRKEELLLPADWLSKIYILRQTILNGLDNVEAMKFILDKFRQVPTHQEFFKMMVGGGK; from the coding sequence ATGCCCGCCGCAGCGCCCGAGCCCCATCCTGCCGCCAGCAGCCTCACCGAGCTCAAGCAGAAGAAGGTCGCCGAGCTCGCCAAGATGGCCGAGGAGCTCCAGGTCGAAGGAGTCGGCTCGCTCAAGAAGCAGGACCTCATCTTCGCGATCCTCCAGGCCCAGGCCAAGGCGGCCGAGGCGCAGCAGGAGGAGGTGGAGGTGTCGGGAGAGGGGACGCTGGAGGTGCTCCCCGACGGCTTCGGCTTCCTGCGCAGCCCCGACTTCAGCTACCTGCCCGGCCCGGACGACATCTACGTCTCGCCCTCGCAGATCCGCCGCTACAACCTCCGCACCGGCGACACCGTCCGCGGCACCGTGCGCCAGCCCAACGAGGGCGAGCGCTACTTCGCCCTGCTCGAGGTCGAGACCATCAACGGCGCCTCGCCCGAGGAGAACCAGGCCAAGGTCCTCTTCGACGACCTCACGCCGCTCTACCCGACCGAGCGGCTCAGCCTGGAGCACGACCCGGAGGAGATGACCACCCGCGTGGTGGACCTCTTCGCCCCGGTCGGCAAGGGCCAGCGCTGCCTCATCGTCTCCCCGCCGCGCGCCGGCAAGACGGTGCTGCTCCAGAACATCGCCCACGCCATCACCGAGAACCACCCCGAGGTCACCCTCATCGTGCTGCTCATCGACGAGCGGCCGGAGGAGGTGACCGACATGGAGCGGACGGTGAAGGGCGAGGTGGTCTCCTCGACCTTCGACGAGCCGGCCTCCCGCCACGTCCAGGTGGCGGAGATGGTGATCGAGAAGGCCCGGCGGCTCGCCGAGCACAAGAAGGACGTGGTGATCCTGCTCGACTCGATCACCCGCCTCGCCCGCGCCTACAACTCGACCGTCCCGCCCTCGGGCAAGATCCTCTCGGGCGGCGTGGACGCGAACGCCCTGCACAAGCCGAAGCGCTTCTTCGGGGCGGCGCGCAACATCGAGGAGGGCGGCTCGCTCACCATCATCGGCACGGCGCTGGTGGACACCGGCAGCCGCATGGACGAGGTGATCTTCGAGGAGTTCAAGGGGACCGGCAACTCGGAGATCGTGCTCGACCGCAAGCTGATGGAGAAGCGCATCTTCCCCTGCATGGACATCGCCAAGAGCGGCACCCGCAAGGAGGAGCTGCTCCTCCCGGCCGACTGGCTGTCGAAGATCTACATCCTGCGCCAGACCATCCTGAACGGGCTCGACAACGTCGAGGCGATGAAGTTCATCCTCGACAAGTTCCGCCAGGTGCCGACGCACCAGGAGTTCTTCAAGATGATGGTCGGGGGCGGGAAGTAG
- the hpnH gene encoding adenosyl-hopene transferase HpnH, which yields MGIPMKQVVAVGRYIAGQKLRRVKRYPLVLMLEPLFRCNLECMGCGKIQHPESVLDQALTPEQCWAAAEECGAPMVSVCGGEPLIHKSIDRIVAGLVERGKFVYLCTNAILLERKLDLFRPDDHFSFNIHLDGVAERHDASVQREGVYRTAVAAIREAKKRGFRVTTNSTIFLGHDPADLHRFFDEMTALGVDGMTISPGYGYEKAPVQDQFLHKEQTRALFRAVLGPAAGRPWHFNHSPLYLDFLKGERDYQCTPWGSPNFSVLGWQRPCYLFSEGGYARTFRELMETTDWDRYGAGRHPKCEDCMVHSGYEPSAVEDSMASLGNVVRSLRSTFR from the coding sequence TTGGGCATCCCAATGAAGCAGGTCGTCGCGGTCGGCAGGTACATCGCCGGCCAGAAGCTCCGGCGCGTGAAGCGCTACCCGCTCGTGCTGATGCTCGAGCCGCTCTTCCGCTGCAACCTCGAGTGCATGGGGTGCGGCAAGATCCAGCACCCGGAGAGCGTGCTCGACCAGGCGCTCACGCCCGAGCAGTGCTGGGCCGCCGCGGAGGAGTGCGGCGCGCCCATGGTGAGCGTCTGCGGCGGGGAGCCGCTCATCCACAAGTCGATCGACCGCATCGTCGCGGGGCTGGTGGAGCGCGGGAAGTTCGTCTACCTGTGCACCAACGCCATCCTGCTCGAGCGCAAGCTCGACCTCTTCCGGCCCGACGACCACTTCAGCTTCAACATCCACCTCGACGGCGTCGCGGAGCGGCACGACGCCTCGGTCCAGCGCGAGGGCGTCTACCGCACCGCGGTGGCCGCCATCCGCGAGGCCAAGAAGCGCGGCTTCCGCGTCACCACCAACTCCACCATCTTCCTCGGCCACGACCCGGCCGACCTGCACCGCTTCTTCGACGAGATGACCGCGCTCGGCGTGGACGGGATGACCATCTCGCCCGGCTACGGCTACGAGAAGGCGCCGGTGCAGGACCAGTTCCTGCACAAGGAGCAGACGCGGGCCCTCTTCCGCGCCGTGCTCGGGCCGGCCGCCGGGCGGCCCTGGCACTTCAACCACTCGCCGCTCTACCTCGACTTCCTCAAGGGCGAGCGCGACTACCAGTGCACGCCCTGGGGGAGCCCGAACTTCAGCGTCCTCGGCTGGCAGCGCCCCTGCTACCTCTTCAGCGAGGGCGGCTACGCCCGGACCTTCCGCGAGCTGATGGAGACCACCGACTGGGACCGCTACGGGGCGGGCCGCCACCCCAAGTGCGAGGACTGCATGGTCCACAGCGGCTACGAGCCCTCGGCGGTGGAGGACTCGATGGCCAGCCTCGGCAACGTCGTCCGCTCCCTCCGGTCCACCTTCCGCTGA
- the gspC gene encoding type II secretion system protein GspC: MARPLLLRPLGSLSMLDLFFRKYVWVVNALLLFAAAWLSAKTVNTVVGAAIRPTPQIDLRAAPPTPARPVAPAQVEPDKIYALIGQKPPAPAPAESAEAAPPPPRTCDDAKAAPVKATLRAQLVAGVIAEKPQWSIASITDLASRETRIYGVGDSFQGAKILAIGRMKEPHDITGQGYKMVAVVCHDGRKEFIDFEPGEAAAPAFQAATAPTPGAAAAALPPDGVKTVAENRYDVKRSVLDQSLSNMSSLATQARMVPNFKNGVANGFKLFSIQPNSLYASVGIENGDVVTKINGYEINSPDKALEVYQKLKEASHISLELERNGQPIRKEYNVTGP, encoded by the coding sequence GTGGCACGGCCCTTGCTCCTCCGGCCGCTGGGTTCCCTCTCGATGCTCGACCTCTTCTTCCGCAAGTACGTCTGGGTGGTGAACGCCCTGCTGCTGTTCGCCGCGGCGTGGCTCTCCGCGAAGACGGTGAACACGGTGGTCGGCGCGGCCATCCGGCCCACGCCGCAGATCGACCTGCGGGCGGCCCCCCCGACGCCCGCGCGCCCGGTCGCTCCCGCGCAGGTCGAGCCGGACAAGATCTACGCGCTCATCGGCCAGAAGCCACCCGCGCCCGCGCCGGCCGAGTCCGCCGAGGCCGCGCCCCCGCCGCCCCGGACCTGCGACGACGCGAAGGCCGCGCCGGTGAAGGCCACGCTCCGCGCCCAGCTCGTGGCCGGCGTGATCGCCGAGAAGCCGCAGTGGTCGATCGCCTCCATCACCGACCTCGCGAGCCGCGAGACCCGCATCTACGGCGTCGGCGACTCCTTCCAGGGCGCGAAGATCCTGGCCATCGGGCGGATGAAGGAGCCGCACGACATCACCGGCCAGGGCTACAAGATGGTCGCGGTCGTCTGCCACGACGGCCGCAAGGAGTTCATCGACTTCGAGCCCGGCGAGGCCGCCGCGCCCGCCTTCCAGGCCGCCACCGCCCCGACCCCGGGCGCCGCCGCGGCCGCCCTGCCGCCGGACGGGGTGAAGACGGTGGCCGAGAACCGCTACGACGTGAAGCGGTCGGTCCTCGACCAGAGCCTCTCCAACATGTCGAGCCTCGCCACGCAGGCGAGGATGGTCCCCAACTTCAAGAACGGCGTGGCCAACGGCTTCAAGCTGTTCTCGATCCAGCCCAACTCGCTCTACGCGTCGGTCGGCATCGAGAACGGCGACGTGGTCACCAAGATCAACGGCTACGAGATCAACTCGCCCGACAAGGCGCTCGAGGTCTACCAGAAGCTCAAGGAGGCGAGCCACATCAGCCTCGAGCTCGAGCGCAACGGCCAGCCGATCCGCAAGGAGTACAACGTCACCGGCCCGTAG
- the ligA gene encoding NAD-dependent DNA ligase LigA, translated as MPTPGSAESRRAAELKERLRAADHAYYVLDQPVLSDAEYDRLMRELAALEAEHPELRDPDSPTQRVSGAPSARFDRVVHREPMLSLGNVQTDEELDELDARVHRLLELPEGVKVAYVCEPKLDGLSAELVYEDGVFVSGSTRGDGVNGEDVTRNLRTIGGLGANRGVPQRLEGSPPRRLEVRGEVLLQKKHFEAMNQLILRQGGEPFANPRNAAAGSLRQLDWRVTATRPLSFIAYEALTPETEPGGSADRRAEAKPEQKIAPWRTHWDKLADLARFGFDTNPENARCSGIEEVKRFRDLMERRRFELPYDTDGVVVKVDDLDWRRRLGAASKFPRWAAAFKYPPQEEATRVRTIWASVGRTGILTPVVEVDPVQLSGATVSRATLHNEDEMRRKDIRQGDWVLIRRAGEVIPEVVKPLPERRTGEETFFEFPSRCPVCGAAVVREEGEKVYRCTGAACPAQLVGRLRHFAQRRAMDVDGLGDKLCAQLVQSGLVKDFADLYAVTREQWQGLERMAEKSAQNIVDALERSKQTTLRRLVFGLGIPQVGEATAATLARHFGSLERFLAASEEELLGVRDIGPESAREIRAWTAEPQNVRVVERLLAAGVAPAPEQVDARGPFAGKTVVLTGGLASLSRDDAKAEIERRGGKVSGSVSKKTHLVVAGEDAGSKLEKARGLGVKVIGEEEFLALLKE; from the coding sequence GTGCCGACCCCTGGGAGCGCCGAGTCCCGCCGCGCCGCCGAGCTGAAGGAGCGCCTCCGCGCCGCGGACCACGCCTACTACGTCCTCGACCAGCCGGTCCTCTCGGACGCCGAGTACGATCGGCTCATGCGCGAGCTCGCCGCGCTCGAGGCGGAGCACCCGGAGCTGCGCGACCCCGACTCGCCCACGCAGCGCGTCTCCGGCGCGCCGTCCGCGAGGTTCGACCGGGTGGTGCACCGCGAGCCGATGCTCTCGCTCGGGAACGTGCAGACCGACGAGGAGCTCGACGAGCTCGACGCCCGCGTGCACCGGCTGCTCGAGCTGCCCGAGGGGGTGAAGGTCGCCTACGTCTGCGAGCCGAAGCTCGACGGGCTCTCGGCGGAGCTGGTCTACGAGGACGGGGTCTTCGTCTCCGGCTCCACCCGCGGCGACGGCGTGAACGGCGAGGACGTCACCCGCAACCTGCGCACCATCGGCGGCCTCGGCGCGAACCGGGGCGTGCCGCAGCGGCTCGAGGGGAGCCCGCCGCGCCGGCTCGAGGTGCGCGGCGAGGTGCTCCTCCAGAAGAAGCACTTCGAGGCGATGAACCAGCTCATCCTGCGGCAGGGGGGCGAGCCGTTCGCGAACCCGCGCAACGCCGCCGCGGGCTCGCTCCGGCAGCTCGACTGGCGCGTCACCGCCACCCGGCCGCTCTCCTTCATCGCCTACGAGGCGCTCACGCCGGAGACGGAGCCGGGCGGCTCCGCCGATCGGCGGGCGGAGGCGAAGCCGGAGCAGAAGATCGCGCCGTGGAGGACGCACTGGGACAAGCTCGCCGACCTGGCGCGCTTCGGCTTCGACACCAACCCCGAGAACGCGCGCTGCTCCGGGATCGAGGAGGTGAAGCGGTTCCGCGATCTCATGGAGCGGCGCCGCTTCGAGCTCCCCTACGACACCGACGGCGTGGTGGTGAAGGTGGACGACCTCGACTGGCGCCGGCGGCTCGGCGCGGCGAGCAAGTTCCCGCGCTGGGCGGCGGCCTTCAAGTACCCGCCGCAGGAGGAGGCCACGCGCGTCCGCACCATCTGGGCCTCGGTGGGGCGCACCGGCATCCTCACGCCGGTGGTGGAGGTGGACCCGGTGCAGCTCTCGGGCGCGACCGTCTCGCGCGCCACCCTCCACAACGAGGACGAGATGCGCCGCAAGGACATCCGCCAGGGCGACTGGGTGCTCATCCGGCGCGCCGGCGAGGTGATCCCGGAGGTGGTGAAGCCGCTCCCCGAGCGGCGCACCGGCGAGGAGACCTTCTTCGAGTTCCCGTCCCGCTGCCCGGTCTGCGGCGCGGCGGTGGTGCGCGAGGAGGGGGAGAAGGTGTACCGCTGCACCGGCGCCGCGTGCCCGGCGCAGCTCGTGGGCCGGCTGCGCCACTTCGCGCAGCGGCGCGCCATGGACGTGGACGGCCTCGGCGACAAGCTCTGCGCGCAGCTCGTGCAGTCGGGGCTGGTGAAGGACTTCGCCGACCTCTACGCCGTCACCCGCGAGCAGTGGCAGGGGCTCGAGCGGATGGCGGAGAAGAGCGCCCAGAACATCGTGGACGCGCTCGAGCGCTCGAAGCAGACCACGCTGCGCCGGCTGGTCTTCGGGCTCGGCATCCCGCAGGTCGGCGAGGCGACCGCGGCCACCCTGGCGCGCCACTTCGGCAGCCTCGAGCGGTTCCTGGCCGCCTCGGAGGAGGAGCTGCTCGGGGTCCGCGACATCGGCCCCGAGAGCGCGCGCGAGATCCGGGCCTGGACCGCCGAGCCCCAGAACGTGCGCGTCGTCGAGCGGCTCCTCGCCGCCGGCGTGGCGCCCGCGCCGGAGCAGGTGGACGCGCGCGGCCCGTTCGCCGGCAAGACGGTGGTGCTCACCGGCGGGCTCGCGAGCCTCTCGCGCGACGACGCCAAGGCGGAGATCGAGCGGCGCGGCGGCAAGGTGTCCGGCTCGGTCTCGAAGAAGACCCACCTGGTGGTGGCCGGCGAGGACGCGGGCTCGAAGCTCGAGAAGGCCCGTGGCCTCGGCGTGAAGGTGATCGGCGAGGAGGAGTTCCTCGCGCTCTTGAAGGAGTGA
- a CDS encoding acylphosphatase has product MARARVRMLVRGLVQGVYFRQSTADEGERLGLSGTARNLPGGEVEVQAEGEREAVEALVRWCHRGPPAARVEAVEVAWEPPTGESGGFRVAR; this is encoded by the coding sequence ATGGCCCGCGCCCGCGTCCGCATGCTCGTCCGAGGCCTCGTGCAGGGGGTCTACTTCCGGCAGTCCACCGCCGACGAGGGGGAGCGGCTCGGACTGTCCGGCACCGCGCGCAACCTGCCCGGCGGCGAGGTCGAGGTGCAGGCCGAGGGAGAGCGCGAGGCGGTGGAGGCGCTGGTGCGCTGGTGCCACCGCGGCCCCCCGGCGGCCCGCGTCGAGGCGGTGGAGGTGGCCTGGGAGCCGCCCACCGGCGAGTCGGGCGGGTTCCGGGTGGCGCGGTAG